Proteins from one Coffea arabica cultivar ET-39 chromosome 8c, Coffea Arabica ET-39 HiFi, whole genome shotgun sequence genomic window:
- the LOC113722436 gene encoding uncharacterized protein At3g28850 produces the protein MGCISSTLLTHDDPDFSQIGGSSSAFAHHIVKLTSTTYGLLTLDPPPPPSSDLASPAGTIVPPTPPPGFTLSLTSLSSDLRPPLKPDDDIINSWELMAGLDSTPPPHHPSFRFSPTPSISSSTTKENSNPNLPSCFTQSNQIPTLHDPRDAVLAPARSCSSSSLSLVEFEKLCPPNGESKVVIYTTTLRGIRKTFEACNAVRSAIQGYGVLICERDVSMDRGFRDELRELMLMIKPRPCHNGNSSLMIPPRVFIKGRYIGGVEEVMRIAEDGALGGLLAGLPKLRPGHNNVCDGCGGARFLPCFQCNGSCKMVSPMEDEMDQTHNSLERTVVVRCSHCNENGLVLCPICT, from the coding sequence atgggctGCATTTCCTCCACCCTCCTGACCCATGACGACCCTGACTTCTCCCAAATCGGCGGCTCCTCCTCCGCCTTTGCCCACCACATTGTCAAGCTCACCTCCACCACCTACGGTCTCTTGACTCTTGACCCCCCGCCACCACCTTCCTCCGACCTCGCCTCTCCCGCCGGCACCATTGTTCCCCCGACCCCGCCTCCTGGCTTCACTCTCAGTCTCACCTCACTGTCCTCCGATCTCAGGCCACCCCTCAAACCCGACGACGACATCATCAACTCTTGGGAGCTCATGGCTGGCCTCGACTCCACTCCACCTCCTCACCACCCTAGCTTCCGATTCTCCCCTACTCCTTCCATTTCCTCCTCCACCACCAAAGAAAACTCGAACCCGAATCTACCCTCCTGCTTCACTCAATCCAACCAAATCCCCACCTTACACGACCCCCGCGACGCCGTTTTAGCTCCCGCAAGGAGTTGCTCCTCCTCATCCCTTTCCCTGGTTGAATTTGAAAAGCTCTGCCCTCCTAATGGGGAATCTAAAGTGGTGATATACACCACCACGCTGAGGGGCATCCGCAAGACCTTCGAAGCTTGCAATGCCGTGAGGTCTGCTATTCAGGGGTATGGAGTTCTGATTTGCGAAAGAGACGTTTCCATGGATAGAGGGTTTAGGGATGAGCTCAGAGAACTAATGCTGATGATCAAGCCTAGACCCTGTCACAATGGTAACTCTAGTTTGATGATACCTCCCAGGGTATTCATAAAAGGGAGATACATTGGCGGGGTGGAGGAGGTCATGAGAATAGCTGAAGATGGGGCTTTGGGGGGTTTGCTTGCGGGGTTGCCCAAATTGAGACCCGGGCATAATAATGTTTGCGATGGCTGTGGGGGTGCCAGGTTCTTGCCTTGCTTTCAGTGTAACGGCAGTTGTAAGATGGTGTCTCCAATGGAGGATGAGATGGATCAAACCCACAATTCCCTGGAGCGGACTGTGGTGGTCAGGTGCTCTCATTGTAATGAGAATGGCTTGGTTCTCTGTCCCATTTGTACCTAG
- the LOC113722411 gene encoding NAC domain-containing protein 12-like: MPAEEMNLSVNGQSQVPPGFRFHPTEEELLHYYLRKKVASKKIDLDVIRDVDLNKLEPWDIQERCRIGSTPQNDWYFFSHKDKKYPTGTRTNRATAAGFWKATGRDKVIYSNSKRIGMRKTLVFYKGRAPHGQKSDWIMHEYRLDDNAATNAHDIVVPTHASSLVGDPTSAEEGWVVCRVFKKKNYHKAVESCQHSAASMDSRSFGYDSSASGNDGILDRILVYMGRTCKQENGAISSATTSHMFDSNDDSDSMLPMITNDPTNSSSSASALISDGLLRAKFMHLPGLADNNNNNNNSSSFSQQEDCSFGACEQSMSMNDIIVSRETEPSVSCTMINGQDANCSSINTPATADDQDPKVGGGLSDWVALDRLVASQLNGGQAAGDDEVFCFPLEQEHRGAYSTSNLRSSGTSSRSSSSRPNHQETSQVLLYGMGNEVDFWSFARSSSSSSSDPLCHLSV; this comes from the exons ATGCCCGCTGAAGAAATGAATCTCTCAGTGAATGGTCAGTCTCAAGTGCCTCCAGGATTCCGTTTTCATCCCACGGAGGAGGAGCTGCTGCATTACTACTTGAGGAAGAAAGTGGCCTCCAAGAAGATTGATCTTGATGTTATCCGCGACGTGGATCTTAACAAGCTTGAGCCCTGGGACATTCAAG AGAGGTGCAGAATAGGATCCACCCCGCAAAATGACTGGTACTTCTTCAGTCACAAGGACAAAAAGTACCCCACGGGGACTCGTACAAATCGCGCAACTGCGGCTGGATTCTGGAAGGCAACCGGTCGGGATAAAGTCATTTACAGCAACTCCAAACGAATCGGAATGAGGAAGACTCTTGTCTTCTATAAAGGACGAGCCCCCCACGGACAGAAATCAGATTGGATCATGCATGAATATCGACTAGATGACAACGCCGCCACCAACGCCCATGATATTGTTGTTCCTACCCAT GCCTCCAGTTTAGTAGGAGATCCAACAAGTGCAGAAGAAGGGTGGGTCGTCTGCCGTGTtttcaagaagaaaaattaCCATAAGGCTGTGGAAAGTTGCCAACATTCAGCCGCCTCCATGGATTCGAGAAGTTTTGGGTACGATAGTTCAGCTTCAGGTAACGATGGCATTCTCGACCGCATCCTTGTATACATGGGCAGAACCTGTAAGCAGGAAAATGGAGCAATAAGTAGTGCTACTACTAGTCATATGTTCGACAGCAATGATGACAGTGATAGCATGCTACCCATGATCACTAATGACCCAACGAACTCTAGTAGTAGTGCTAGCGCCCTCATCAGCGATGGACTTCTTCGTGCAAAGTTCATGCATCTTCCCGGGCTAGcagacaataataataataataacaattccTCATCCTTCAGCCAACAAGAGGACTGCAGCTTTGGAGCTTGTGAGCAGTCTATGTCCATGAATGATATCATAGTATCAAGAGAAACAGAGCCTTCAGTTAGCTGCACCATGATCAATGGTCAGGATGCCAACTGCAGCAGCATAAACACCCCTGCCACTGCCGACGATCAAGATCCGAAGGTGGGTGGCGGGCTCAGTGACTGGGTTGCACTTGATCGACTGGTGGCTTCGCAGCTCAACGGGGGGCAAGCAGCCGGGGATGATGAGGTCTTCTGCTTTCCTCTGGAGCAGGAGCATCGGGGCGCATATTCAACGTCCAACCTCCGATCATCTGGCACCAGCAGTAGAAGTAGTAGTAGTAGACCAAATCATCAAGAAACCTCTCAAGTACTACTCTACGGGATGGGCAACGAGGTCGACTTTTGGAGCTTTGCTCGATCCTCCTCATCATCGTCTTCTGACCCTTTGTGCCACCTGTCTGTATAA
- the LOC140013607 gene encoding uncharacterized protein, translating into MVTLIVTVGRHPRYRIIPVNFVVVRIDFPYNLLMGRPTLNALRAIYSTYHLSFKFPISADMAEVSSDVCIARECYLATLQAASASTSESKKPERLETGDDVKEIPLDLSIPERTIRIGTSLPLSLRDEMIGLLQEYQDVFAWTAEQGVGEVHIRVTSGKFLGYFVSHWDIKVNPDKALPFFKVLKKTDKFFWTEECQQAFEQMKRFLHHLPTFTSSQPRDKLFLYLSVVDELVSAVLIQKEGMQIYAQAEKLVLALVHAARKLKPYFLAHNVYLRTDQPFRQILSCFKAFEHFTKWTVELGKYDIYYESHYESRKAIKAQALADFLAEFTFDENKEVTPDSVEPQQWILHIDDSSNSKSSRTGLLLEDPQGELCSYVLRFDFFASNNETEYKAVIARLQLACNLGARHILVNSDSQLVICQIRGEYEVREEVMQRYLSRARQLIAYFESFEIQRIPRSQNKRADALSRLASTSFSTLNKTVLVEILTEPGYLEGTVCPVYPEDTWMGPLILFLGEGELLEDRTKAKKLQRKAPRYALRDNVLYKRSYLGPRLQCITAEDE; encoded by the exons ATGGTCACCCTGATAGTCACTGTGGGCCGTCATCCCCGCTACCGAATTATCCCTGTCAACTTTGTAGTGGTAAGGATTGATTTCCCTTACAATTTACTTATGGGTCGACCTACGCTCAATGCCCTACGTGCGATCTATTCGACGTACCATCTGAGTTTCAAATTTCCTATTTCAGCAGATATGGCCGAGGTGAGCAGCGATGTTTGTATAGCACGCGAATGCTACCTCGCCACTCTCCAGGCAGCATCTGCCTCTACTTCTGAGTCAAAG AAACCCGAGAGGTTAGAGACCGGGGATGATGTGAAGGAGATTCCCTTGGATCTTTCAATCCCAGAACGAACCATCCGTATCGGAACCAGCTTACCACTATCACTCCGAGATGAGATGATCGGCCTCCTCCAAGAGTACCAGGACGTTTTCGCTTGGACTGCTGAGCAAGGTGTGGGG GAAGTGCATATTCGAGTAACCTCTGGAAAATTCTTGGGGTACTTCGTGTCACACTGGGACATAAAAGTAAATCCTGACAAG GCACTGCCATTTTTCAAAGTCCTGAAGAAGACTGATAAGTTCTTCTGGACAGAAGAATGCCAGCAGGCCTTTGAACAAATGAAGCGATTCTTGCATCATCTCCCCACTTTCACTTCATCTCAGCCCAGAGACAAGTTGTTCTTGTACTTGTCTGTCGTCGATGAATTAGTGAGTGCTGTACTGATACAAAAGGAGGGTATGCAGAT ATATGCCCAAGCCGAGAAACTCGTGCTGGCCCTAGTTCATGCGGCACGCAAGTTGAAACCTTACTTTCTAGCTCACAACGTGTACCTAAGGACAGATCAGCCTTTTCGCCAAATTTTATCGTGCTTTAAAGCATTCGAACATTTTACCAAGTGGACTGTTGAATTAGGAAAATATGACATATATTACGAGTCTCATTACGAGTCTCGGAAAGCTATCAAAGCGCAAGCACTTGCCGATTTCTTAGCCGAGTTCACTTTTGATGAAAACAAAGAGGTGACTCCGGATTCTGTCGAGCCTCAGCAATGGATTTTACATATAGACGACTCGTCTAACAGTAAGAGTAGCAGAACAGGTTTGCTCCTCGAAGATCCGCAAGGGGAACTGTGTTCATATGTTCTTCGATTCGACTTCTTCGCCTCCAACAATGAAACCGAGTACAAAGCAGTCATCGCCAGATTACAGTTAGCATGCAATCTAGGTGCTCGGCATATATTAGTGAACAGTGACTCCCAACTCGTTATTTGTCAAATACGGGGTGAGTATGAAGTTAGAGAGGAGGTGATGCAACGCTACCTCTCTAGAGCCCGTCAACTCATTGCATATTTCGAATCCTTTGAAATTCAAAGAATACCCCGATCACAGAACAAACGAGCTGACGCGCTATCTCGCTTGGCTTCCACTTCATTTTCAACTTTAAATAAGACAGTCTTGGTCGAAATCTTAACTGAACCTGGCTATCTCGAAGGAACGGTGTGCCCCGTTTAtccggaggacacctggatggGTCCATTGATCCTGTTcctaggtgagggagagctccTAGAGGATCGAACCAAAGCCAAAAAGCTTCAGCGCAAAGCACCTCGGTATGCTCTCCGCGACAATGTCCTGTATAAGAGATCTTACCTCGGCCCCCGGCTACAGTGCATCACAGCTGAAGACGAATAG